CCAATGAGGATTGAGACCCTCACCCTGTTTTGCAAACCCTAAGTTGTGAACCTATGTGTGATAGATCTAACTTTGTTAataatattgtaatatatactatgaggtttgctttgtataaaagtgtggttgtgattTTTCAGGTTCGAAACATATAGCCctacttttttatcccattgttttattgtctgaggattatttatatgcttccgcttgcgtattaaaaaaaaaagggtcagcGATGCGTCCTGAGACGTCGCTATTAAATCGACCAGGTGAGGGATTGGCacacgctcgaggatcggggcgtgacatccccctTTTGTGGTATCAGATCAAGGTTAggtattggagtgataaggagcgatgGTTCATGGGATAGCAATatgaaaggcctttaaattcatacTAGTGCATGTCTGTGGTAGCTGAGTGATAGATTTGCTTGTGTTTTAGATTactctgtttctaattcggtgtgGAATTGGAAGGAGACTTTAGTAGATAAAGTTGAGCTATGAGCGATCAGGAGTAGAGAACTCCTAGCAAGAGGATCGTTCGTGTCGTAACTCGAGGTAGAACGTTGACCAAGGTCGATACCCAAAGAGGCTGAGGTCAAGCACTAGCTTAGGCTAGCGCGAGTAGAGTGGCACCACCTACAGTGGGTGCCGGGGTAACAGCCCCTGGTGATCCCAGAATTGAGGGGATCATGTAGGCGCTAGAGGCCATGAGAGACGTGATGGCACAACAGGCATAGAATCAAGCTATTGCTGCTGCTGCACCTGCCATCGCATCTGTTGTTGCACCTACTAAAGTTCAACCTGAGAACATAgtggtgcagagagagagatcgaaacATAAGTTGGTGGAGCAGTTCCTGAAGCTGAGTCCGCCAAGATTTACGGGTATTGGAGACCTTGAGGTCGCTTCACTATGGATACAGGACCTAGAGAAAGCCTTTGCACTTCTGATGTGCACTAAGGTTGAGAAGGTAACCCAGGCCGTCTATCAGTTGCATGGCAATGCCAATGTCTGGTGGAGAGCCACCAAGGACACAATATTTCCTGAAGGTGGGATCCCAGTGTGGGACGCCTTCCTAAGAGCATTTAACGATCAGTATTTTTCGGGTATGGGCCGAGAACAAAAGATGGAGGAGTTCCAGTGCCTTCGTCAGGGATCAATGTCTGTTGATCAGTACGGGGTCAAGTTTGCTGAGCTTTCACAGTATGCTCCAAGGTTAGTTGAGGACCTAGAAGAAAAAGCTCGAAGATTCAGAAATGGTCTTCGTTCGGAGTTGAAATAACCTCTACTACCATTAGATCTGAAAAATTATCGAGAAGTCTATCGTCAAGAGCTCAGATGATAGAAAGAGGTTTGAATGAACAAGCTACCTCATCTGGATCGACATTCAGCTCTCACAAAGAAAGTATTTGTCATGGGAAGAGGCCCATGTCTAAGGCAAATTCCAAGTCCCACCAAATAGGAGAGATGGACTTGGCAAACCAATACAAATAGGAATGATTTGTGTCACGcttgtggaaggcgacatggaGTGAACTAGTGCCCTCGAAGGACGGGTGCATTTTTATGATGTGGCCAACGGGTCCACATGGCCGCCTGTCCTAAAGGCCAAGAGGACAACCACGATTCTTTTTGCCACCGCAAATGGGTTAGATCGATAAGAGGGCATGCCCCTCGGGAATGTGCCACGGGGAGGACAACTAAGACCTCCGGTACAAGGGTATAGTTTATGCCATTACGCAAGGTCAGGCAGAAGCTGTGCCTAACGTGATCACAGCTATGGTTTCACTGAATGACCATCCCGCTTACACTTTGTTTGATCTGAGAGCAACTCACTCCTTCATTGCCGAGCAATATGTTAAGATGTTAGGATTGAGTCTTATATTGTTTGAGTcggcaatttgcatatctacaccattgaaggataaagttattgctgatttgggttgttctggttgcaagttagagattggtgagcgagaggggaaaatagatttattagtcctagccatgtatgactttgatttaattattggcatggactggctcaccaaacaacgagctaaaatggactgctatcACAAGGTGATTTAGTTTGACCCATTAGATGGTGAGAGCTTTGAGTTTGTCGGAAgtggaggaggaccctcgattatcTTGATCTCGTCGCTAGAGGCAACTCGTCTATTAGACGAGAgttgtcaagggtacctagcgACTGTCGTGGATATGACAATTGAGGAGCTGAAAATGGAAGACATTTCAGTTGTGtaagaatttccagatgtctttccaaaggaattgccaggattgccgccagagagagaaattgaatttgtgatCGAGTTAGCACttgggacagagccaatctctaaggctccttaccggatggcgttatttgagttgaaggaactgaaggtgcataTGCAAGAACttttggataagggattcattcgtcccagtgcatcaccttggggagcacccattctgtttgtaaagaagaaagatggttcgttgcgcctGCGCATCGATTATTGGCAAATCAATCaagtaacgatcaagaacaagtatccactcccgagGATCGATGATTTGTTCgatcagttgcaaggagcgtcaatattcccaaagatcgacttgaggacaggatattttcagttaagaattaagaaggatgacattcctaagtcagcatttcgtactcggtatggtcattacgagttcac
This Eucalyptus grandis isolate ANBG69807.140 chromosome 7, ASM1654582v1, whole genome shotgun sequence DNA region includes the following protein-coding sequences:
- the LOC120296056 gene encoding uncharacterized protein LOC120296056 → MRPETSLLNRPGEGLAHARGSGRDIPLLWYQIKNQAIAAAAPAIASVVAPTKVQPENIVVQRERSKHKLVEQFLKLSPPRFTGIGDLEVASLWIQDLEKAFALLMCTKVEKVTQAVYQLHGNANVWWRATKDTIFPEGGIPVWDAFLRAFNDQYFSGMGREQKMEEFQCLRQGSMSVDQYGVKFAELSQYAPRLVEDLEEKARRFRNGLRSELK